The Scylla paramamosain isolate STU-SP2022 chromosome 27, ASM3559412v1, whole genome shotgun sequence genome contains the following window.
CTTCCTCCTGGAACCAGTTCATTTCACATCAAGTAAAGCTGGAGTAGCAACAAGATGGCAAAACCTTACCATGTGAAAAAATCATTCACTATTCTGATTTCTGAGAAATGGTGGTTGTGAATGTTCTTATACCAAAGAACTATTGGCTTCTGAGAGTGGAAGAGTAATGAAATTAAAAGGGAAATTGTATGTCAATTTGGATTTCCTGCTCTGAAATCATAGCTGTCCTCTACAGATGGGTACAGACTCATCACAATAGATCTTACAAACTGGTGGGGCAGTGAACATAATTCACCTTGCTCTCTAGACTGCACTAATGGAATTTGCTCACCAAAATAACTTCACATTCATCCACTTTTCTCATGCATATCCAAGCGATGATAGTTCTCATTAACATTTTATGACCACAATTAACATGAAGCTTCAAATTAGCAAAAGAAATAGATGTGAAGTATTAGCAACTTACGTGTTCTAAGAATGTAGAACCGAGACTCCGCAGACAATCACACTGCATAACAACTCCCAATGTGCCTCTAAATGAGAAGCACTTGCGTGTTGTTGTAACCCTGGACAGAGCTTACTAATCAAATTAAGACACTATGCAAGTTACAAAAGCTCTGTCCATTGCCATCTCAGTCAACCAGACATCACTAAGGCCATAAGGTCATGTGATGCAACAAGCTGTACCAAGATGGTGGGATTGGCCATGTGAGGGTCTACTTCTCAGTCTCACCTGAGAGATGGAGTGTTGTTGGCAATAATGACAAGCTTTGCCTTGCCAGCACGCAGGCACTTCAGCGTCTGTCGGTATCCCAGGACATACTTGCCAGACTTCATCACCAGGGCCAACCGAGAGTTGATGCTCTCAATAGCCTTTTTCTGtaaatttcatgttttattaAGAACCACTCTTTACTATGAACACAAGCTCAGTAGTCCCTTCAGGAACTGTCAGATTCATTAAAAGAACACTTCAAGAACTGCCAGATTTAACAGAACATGAAGGCCCGAACCTATTTTCTCTTGCCACCCAAATGAGACCAAAGAACACTAGTCCTTTGGTCTGGCGTAGGTGGCGCATGCTAACTTCTTAAGAATGAACAGCCAGATCTGTATTTTGTAAGTGAAATCAAACCTACCAAAGCAGGCTTTATCCTATTCCCAAAACCCGGACACTTCCCCAGTGTTAGGTGAATGTCCTGATGTCTCAAGCTGTGATAGTCACCATGTTCTTGACCTTACTCTTGCTGGCTGCTGCTAGCATTCCATGATAGTATAATGGGAGGAGTCAGTATGATGACATGAATGTGAAGCCAACACGCTACTGGTCTGCTGTCGCCCCTATTCACCTTAAACCCGAAACATTACCAGCTGAGCATTGAAAGTATAGGGAAATGCTAGTGTACtgctccttatttctttcttttttttttttttttttttttttttttttgctgctgcttccaGGCCTCCCACCATATCTGTGACCACAAAAGACAGCAATAGTGGTGGTGTGCTGTGCCACCAGGATTTTGATGATAAATTATACATACAAATCAGATCATAGTTTTTTCAACTTGAGTGAGAGGTGGGAAGCTGTTTCTGGGGCAGACATATGGGTGGACGAGATCATGTCCACATGTACATGTGTACATATATGGAGTAGTAGTAAACTGTGTATCAGGTGCAAGATGGCCTGAAGGTTGATTTTTCTTGTATACTATCCCTTAACTCAGACTGATCtcaaatataatatatatttgcaTACTGCTTGTTGAATTTAtgtgaaattatatgaaatttaattatcgctctctctctcttgcttctctggAACTGACtgctctttcttatttttcacccTCCCTGTCTGTCATGTGATATacaatagttctctctctctgccatgtgATATTAGGCTTTAGAGCTCTTATTTGGAATTATGTGTGATGTTACTGTATACTTAAAAGGTATCAaattatttaatttgttttactGTTTGTGCCTTATCatgcaataaacaatgaaaacaatctTTTAATACCATTTCTCCTGGAACTGCCTGTGTATGTTTTGATAATGTGGTTATTTGGCATAAATACTACTGATAATAGGTCTACATATTTAGCAAACTATACTGTACTTTTCGTATCTCAAACCAtcaattctttatattttttgacTAGTGTGCAAAAAGAAAGTGGTAAATTCCTTAACTCAACAAGAGCTCACAATGTTTTGGATGTATCTGCTAATCATAAGCTCCACCCACTGGTTTCACTAGTCTTAATGAGAGCAGGACAGGAGGCCAAATCCTGTATATTAAATTTccggttttattatagtttaagccattacacactacatggtaataacctacctcattttgttcttctcactattcacatcatttctaatgattacactacttgtcggaaattaataataacgccacaataggcctgggaatgcacagcgctctcaactttttctaagtccacaggtaaacataaatggtgtattgttgcctgaacttcagttgttaggttaggttaggttagggttttattatagtttaagccattacacactacgtggtaataacctacttcattttgttctcactattcacatcatttctaatgattacactacttgtcggaaattaataataacgccgtgggcagtgggtagagattggggacattggcttaaactataaatttaccaaatTTCCTTGATTCTAACCTAAACCTAAGCCAACTAAACTAGTATGAAATAAAGCCGCAGTAGTGGTGGGAAGCTTCCTATTTAAATTTTTGGTGGCTAGTAGCATTATGATACTCAGAATATGGCTCTATTTGATGTGAAGTATTGCCGCTGTTGTAcgggcaagaaaataaaataccgATTTCCGTCGGTTttatattaatctgtttttcGTTTTTACCACAAAATTTTAGTTTCTGACGTGGGGGCGGGAGGCggaaataaaaactaatgatttgcgagagagagagagagagagagagagagagagagagagagagagagagagagagagagagagagagagagagagagagagagagaatgcggatTTATTCAAAGCAGCcatcctcccccccccaaaaaaaaaaaataaaataaaataaataaacaaataaaaatataaataaataaaataagaaataattaataaaatcgTTCGGAAAAGACTGGTGCAAGAGTAAAATTTTACCCTATAAATGTTCCGAGTGTCCggctcaccaccacccccacatcTCGTGCACCACACATTCTCAAGGACTTCTTGATGCGAGCCGgtaacaatactttttttttttttcattcacttagcATACCTAATTACATCTGAAGGTTTAAGTGGCTCGACATAAGTGAAAAATCTGGCAAGGCATCGAAAATTATACAAGAaatttaatataaagaaaaaaaaaaaaaacacacacagcaggacCCAGGAAAGAATAATTGTCAACACAATACTCATCAACTTCAGCCTTCTAACTTCTGAACAAATATGCTTCTCAGACCATAAACTGCATACACAGTGAAAGGCGCAGCAATGCAAAAAATactaaactaaacctaacctagccctcGAATGGAAATGCTGATGTTACTTTAATATCATCTATATCTACTATGATTCACTGGAGTGCCCAGGGTGTCCAGTTCGCCACCAGCCTCCTTACCCCACCACGTGCACCACATGGATACTCACGGATTTCTTGGTAGGAGCCATGGTGcctgtttttgtttcctccgAGGATCTGAAACTGTACACACAATTATTAGTACCAGTGTGGATGGACTTAAACCGAATATAAAGCAAAGCAAGAGGCAAAGTTAACGGAGTCCACAAAACACCTCCTCACCCTGCGGCGGCTGAGTGCGCAAAGGAGAGATGGTGGGGAACGTTAAGGTAACATGCGTGTATACTGGACGTCGGAAAATATATACCTAGTCACTTGAAGATAAAAATTATatgcatttttcattattaacctTAAAATATGTGGTGgtaatatacaaaaaatattattttattcaatTTAATTTTTGTGCATTTATTCAATCTTTCCCCTGTAAGTTCAACTGGATTTCTTTGGAATATAGTATttataaaaacacaagaaaataaaatcaaagaaaaaaataaaataagaatattagTGAAATAGGCACCGTTGTTAAAGCTTCCTATCACGAGCATCGGCTGCAGTGCTGTCAAAACAAAGCAGACTCTACCTGGGTGGGAAGGTTGCGACTAAACGAGAACCTCAGCTGTCAGGAATACCCAGGCAAGATATGATGAGCTGGAGTGCAATGAGAGCTGTGGAGAAGTAACCGCCAAGTGAGGACCATGGAAAGGAGCAGCATCAGGCAGGCAGCAGTTGTGTTCTTGCCAGCCCTCTTCGTGCCGCTGCTCCTGCATCTGCTGTCTTTGCAAAGAGGTGAGGCGATGTTACGTACGCGGCAGTGAGGTAGCGGATAATTCGAATTCAGATggtattgaaataacattagcgttTTCATTTCAGGACTGTCCTCTTAAATATATAAgtcttgaaaaaaaatggatattgTCCACACCAAGCATAATTTTGTAGATCTCAGtcatgtttcctcttcttttcggTGCCTCATTGGGCCAGCATCAGATTCATTCAATACCACAGTTGACTTACCATTGGGAGGACATTAGAAGTGGCACAGATTTTAGATGTTGCTTGTTATTTGGTGATTTCATCCTCTGGAACATTCATATAACAAATATACGATCATTtttcatcagcaccaccacccagaCGACTTATTGTGGGAGTGTTGTCAGCAAGAGATCACTTGTCTGAGCGCCAAGCAATAAGGCAAACATGGGGTTCAGCACTGCAAGGACTGCCAGATGTAGAGATGAAATTTGTACTGGGGGACCAAGATTGCTCTATTCCCCCAGCTGATCGAGTCTCTCCATATGGTTGTGAAGTGTGGCAtctgaagaagagaggtgagggagaccTTATTTATTAATGGATCACATTGACTACTCATTTGTTGTGCTTCCTCTGACCATAGGGACACTTGAGATTTTCATTGTGAGTAATGAGCCTTGGTGTACACATCATATCTCTAAACCCAGCACTCATCATCAGTGCTTACAGCTTCCACAGAGTCAGAATAATTGCTGCTACACTATTATGTCATGTCATGAAGACAAAGCTGCAGCTGTATTTATAAGAGCAGCTTGGATACAAATGTCATGACCACTCAGCATGTGCCCAAATTATCTGTTCAAAGACATGCAGAAGCTTCACTTTTCTCAGTATCATTCACAATTTCTAGAACAGTCAACCAACATTCTTCCATGATCAAATTATGcacatatatataatgtgtgtataTAAAATATGGAAGATTGAATTCTTAGCAATTTAGTATATTTCAGAAAATTTTAATCTTATGGTTTCAGTTTTAAAACAAAATTTCAAGAAcaactcttttatttttttcagactggGAAAGTTCTAAGCTAAAACAATTCTTCAAAAGTCATTATAGTCAATACAAGAAAAATTTGAGAAGTTTGGATGAATGCTATATTGGACTTGGATTCAGAGCTCTTCATCCAGTCATTATTGAGAAATTCATGGTACAAAGAGAGATTTTGAAGGGGTCAAATAATACGGTTGTCATATTTAGTGACCCGGAAGAAGTGATTGAGCAAGTCGTATTATCACACAGTGTTTGCCATGAAGAAGGTGACTTATGCAGCATCAAGTTATCATCTCTCTTACGCCTGCCTAAGGGATTTGAGGGTGAGCTGAGACTGTTCAGCttggatgagaaggaagagctaTGTGGAGAGGAATTGTATGACTTCCATGACACAAAAAAATGGGTTTGTAAAGTGTATGTTAATTTTTTCTAAAATACACATTTAAATTAAGATTGTCTTAAAAGAATATATTCCACTGATATTTTTTGACAATATATGTacatgtgtgtatgagagagagagactatacacTCAGGCATACAAACTCTGCCCAGTGTATATTTGAACTAGAATTCCTatctctatattttttcctgttacAAAACCAAAccttttcttttatgaagtcTAGCTTTTATGTACTTGGTTCACATTTCTGTGGTATCTCTTCAGGTTTGTGATTGGAATAACAGTTCAATTTTAGAATACAAATTCCTTCGCACAAGAAAGAACACACTAATAAAATGGCACAAGTCCTCCTGTCCTCTAGTATCAGCAAAGTTTACTATTCCAGGTAAGCTCATGTTAGTTGAGCATTATCACCTGCCTTAGCAAATTAGAGCATGAGTGAGTATGATACTACAGATGTCACTGGTAGTAGTATGATGTAAAGTGATACCAGTTCAAatgtgagtaaaaaaaaattttatggccaaatatttcaattttttctcAACAGAAATCTTAGAATTTTAtccttttatatttatatatttctttctttctgtattcttaGACAAGTCAGCTCTTAAAGAACACAAGGAAACCCAAGCAGAGAGAGCTGAGGAGTGGAAGCAACACTTAGCTGACCTCCAGCTGAAgttggaggaggaacaaaatcatcatcatgatTTATTAATACTCCCACATCTTGATGTGTATAATAACTTGCCATACAAAGTAATGGCCTATTTAAGTTGGTAAGTTAGCAAGTAGTACAGTTAATCTTTTCaaccatttattttttactatttagCCATATAATATTAGTGTATATTTTAGTACTTAAGTATTATTCTGTTTACTTCCCTTGAAATACATTTCTAAGACACTCAAGgctctttgtttatcttttttaaaATTATTCAGTAAACATATCTTGCATTTCCTGCTCATGGTacagaatgaataaaaagtgcAAAGACATTGCTGTAAACCTTTAGTGTTCCTGCAAAATGGAAATACTCTCAAGTTAcaaaaacattttcatattttgtattatttttacagttatgtgcatatattttattcttctacTAAGATCTGTACTAGTAATGAAGATTAACATGGAATACATAATTTGTCATACCTTTACACTAATGGATAATTCTATATTCTTACAACAGGACAGCATACAAGCAAAATTCTTCCTATGTGATGAAGGTTGATGATGACACCTTCGTGAATGTAAATTTGCTAAACATGCTCACTGAAGTACAAAGGGAAGAGGACCAAGTGTGGTGGTCACTCTTTCATCATCGCCGTTCTGTTCCTGCTTATGGGAAATGGGCAGATTTCACCTACCCATCTCTTACTTACCCAGCATTTCCTGCTGGATCAGGTTATATTATGACAAGTAAGTACAACATGGTTTTAGTTGAATTTTATTGGCATTAGAATTGTGATTAGTTATGAGACTCATGAATTCTCCTGGTAAAGCAATTGTGACAGGCTTATTAGACACAACCAGTATTGCAGTCTTAATTCCATAATCTTGACACATACATAACTAATGCAATAGATGAGTAACATAAAATGTGATGAAATTTTTCTCACTGAGCAAACATGATTCCTGAAAGATGACCATTATGTCTGTATTGaatttcaagaaaaatataCCTGTTAAATTCAGGATCTCTTTTCACATTCTAGAGTCCCTGGTCCGTGCTGTGGTGGATGCACAACACCATTTGATACCACATGGGGGTGAGGATGTTAGTATGGGCATCTGGGTGTCCTCAGTGAGTGCTGGAGCAAGGCATGTTGAAGTCCCTTGCTGGTTGCCTCATCTTGACTGCTCAGaaaatgttcttgttcctcAGTTGTCAGTCCAACAAATGGTTGAAGTGTGGCATAACCAGACAAATATCATTTAATAACATATATAAGGGATGTATTGCTTCCCTTTGAGTCTAGTCATTTATCTTATATAAaacaatgtaagaaaatatCTATCACAACTTAACAATTCAGGTTTTATCCATATCTGTGGTATGCCTGACTCCAGCTGGTGGATGAAAAGCTGAAAGTAGTAATGTGATGAGTGAGAGCAAGGCATGTTGGGTGTGTAATGTGATGGAAAAAATGTGATACAGGGACCAATTGGTTGATTGATTTAAAATTAAGGTACTGCAACATTGCAGTCATGTGACACCattacaaaatgttaaaaacaatTAAGATGGTAGGTTAGAATATTTATATTAACAACAAAATTGTAGTATggtaaaaacgtaaaaaatcacaaaaaatgtGAGTATATAATAGGAAATAAGATTAAGCAGTAAAAAGTGAAGTGCTTAAAATTCAGTGATACAGGGAAGAATGGCATCAGTTTTATAGTGGGGTGTGCTGAAGAGCTTTGTAGTGTGAGGTGAGGGGATGGtggggtgaggaaaagaaggaaatgaggatatCTGCTGAacattttctatttctgttaTGGAAGAACAAGGTTACAGGATAAGAAAGGATAAGGCTCCTGCCTGTCCATCTCCCCTTGCCAACATGCCAGCAGGAAAGCATCATTGTGAAGAAGAGGTCTTATGCTTGGATGGAGTCAGCCTCAGGCACCAGATGGCAGCTTGCAAAACTACACTACATCTTCAACCTTTTATCTATAGTTGTAGTTTCTGCATTCCTCATTAAGATCTGATGATCTATCTTCTGCTCAAACATATTTTACCAAGTTATTTCTATCCTTTCTCTCCATGTGCTGAAGTTAATTCTAACAGGGGTGGAATACTAATTAATCAGAAGATTATTTAAAAGGTAAAATAGACGACTTATGTTCACACATGATTTActtatacttgctcaaaaactctttcataAATTTACTTCCATTCACAACAATTATGAAACTTGGTGTCCCACCCATCACACAGTAcctgggaaaggaagagatcaTAATTGGTATAATTTTATGATCATAaactgaaagtaaaaaaatatcacaatatGTGTGTAACTTTCTAGATGATCATGTGGAAAGTACACCTTAGATTATATTGATTACCTGGTTTTAAGTAACTAATATAAGCTTGGCTGAAATGAGCTATGTACTTGCATCAAGTACTCCCCTCTCAATGGATCTCTGCTTACTATAAAATAATTGAATTTGGAAAAAAATTGTCCCTTGATGTTGCTCTCAGAAATGGATTAGTTAAATGCTGATTTTCTTAATGCTTAAATAAAAACTACATCAATAAAAGtgcactctttctctctcccctaaccttccaaaccttaatCCCAGCCTGATTAATACAGCCTGATTAATTAACACAGTGTTAatcacagcctgttctcatgctatacatgacagagatggcccacaaaaggtacttgagccttccatcacctgaatctcatgcactttatatttctgcctggaatcatgccaggtctgttctctaacaagccaaaaactccttcattagtagaaaatgtataaatctttcaagatttaacccCCCTCATAATTTCTGGCACCTCACCAAAAACACCTCCAGTAGATTTACTagttcatctttccctcctttatttcaatccaatggtaccactgctatcttATTAatctctaaagctaaactcttcactcaaacctttgctataactctaccttggatgattcagggcttgttcctctctttcctccaccctccaactacatcatgctacctgttaagatccttcgcaatgatgttttccatgtctttgCTGACCTtgacccttggaaggcttatggacctgacaGGGTGCCCCCTATTGTTGTCCGAAACTGtgtctctgtgcttgcaccttgcctagtcaaatacTTCCaactgtctatcaacatctacatttccttcttgctgagagtttgcctacattcaacctgttcctaaaatgggtgactGTTCTGATGCCTTAAGGGAACCCATCGgcaaaaatatttaattttttttatccataccTCAAAAATGGGTTTTTAACAGGTTAATGTCCCTTGAAATGTACCAGGTTTTCTCTGAAAACCACATCTAATTAGCTCaattccttctatttttaaaTAGGCTTTGTTTATGGTCATTTACAGGTCTTTTCAAATGCCCTGTGCATGTGGTGTCATGTATGTTGCCATTCTACAGcattttgaatttttgtttttttattattttttaagtctAAGTATTTTACTATGATGACCATCATATAGCAACACTGAACAGTATTGTAGCCGAAGGACATCACCTTAGGCCCTGCAGTGCATACCAGACTCTCATAGGGAGAGTTGATGCCATACTTGCTTGACAGCAAGCCTACCATTCAAGCACTTACTGgagtttttcttagttttttgctTTCATATCAAGATGGAACAACTAAGAAAGCATAAGAATAAGCAAACAATAAATCAGCAGAGAAGAATGCCTTCTGCTGCCAGACAACGAGATGACAACTCGCAACCAcccatgccaccaccaccaccaccaccacaagcttCTGattttgcaccaccaccaccacaagcttCTACATCTGGTGGAGATCAAGTAAAAGCATCCGAGGAAATAACAACGCAACAGATGCATTCAAAGTTGCTCTTCGGCAAGTTCATGAAGCccgaagatgatgatgagaggtACATAATTTCTCGCATACAGCTACTACATCTTCAAGGAGAGGAATGCATCTTATGTGATGCTAAAGTAGAACTGAAGATGGTGAATGAGGGCTGTGACTCCACTATCAGTCTCACTCCAACATGTGAGTGTCAAGAATCTAAGATCACATCACAAAGTGTCACCAGTAGTCATGGAAAGGAATGGCACATCAATgaaatcaacataaaagttatgctcataagaaaataagaaaaaaacaaatct
Protein-coding sequences here:
- the LOC135114213 gene encoding large ribosomal subunit protein eL30-like, whose protein sequence is MAPTKKSKKAIESINSRLALVMKSGKYVLGYRQTLKCLRAGKAKLVIIANNTPSLRKSEIEYYAMLAKTGVHHYSGNNIELGTACGKYFRVCSLAITDPGDSDIIRTMPTE
- the LOC135114208 gene encoding UDP-GalNAc:beta-1,3-N-acetylgalactosaminyltransferase 2-like; the encoded protein is MERSSIRQAAVVFLPALFVPLLLHLLSLQRAPPPRRLIVGVLSARDHLSERQAIRQTWGSALQGLPDVEMKFVLGDQDCSIPPADRVSPYGCEVWHLKKRDWESSKLKQFFKSHYSQYKKNLRSLDECYIGLGFRALHPVIIEKFMVQREILKGSNNTVVIFSDPEEVIEQVVLSHSVCHEEGDLCSIKLSSLLRLPKGFEGELRLFSLDEKEELCGEELYDFHDTKKWVCDWNNSSILEYKFLRTRKNTLIKWHKSSCPLVSAKFTIPDKSALKEHKETQAERAEEWKQHLADLQLKLEEEQNHHHDLLILPHLDVYNNLPYKVMAYLSWTAYKQNSSYVMKVDDDTFVNVNLLNMLTEVQREEDQVWWSLFHHRRSVPAYGKWADFTYPSLTYPAFPAGSGYIMTKSLVRAVVDAQHHLIPHGGEDVSMGIWVSSVSAGARHVEVPCWLPHLDCSENVLVPQLSVQQMVEVWHNQTNII